The nucleotide sequence TCGGGTGGCTCGGGACATTGCTGCTTACCGAGTAGCTAATGTCGGCCACCCCATCAAAGCCGAGCTTGGCGGCCTTCTTGCGGAAAATATCGAGCACCTCGTCCGAGCACCGATCGAACGCGCTCCCCGGGAACTCGAACGTCCCCATGGCGATGGCGTTTGCGGGGACGTGCTGCCCCGTGGGGCGAATGTCGACCCTTCGGGGATCACGCGGCACGAGGGGCGCGAACCCTACATCGCACAGCCCATCGGGACAAGTTGGAGGGGCGTGAGTGATACACCCCTGCAAACCACCCAGTGCGGCCAGGAGAGTGAACGTCGAGATGCGCTTCATGGTGTGGGCTCCACGAGAATGTAAGTGCGACCCGAGCAGCCTCGCCTGCCATGCACATCAACCGGTCCGATATCACCAACGCCGTCATAGCCAAGCAGAGCTGCCTTGCTACGGAACTTCTCCAGAACCTTAGGCGAGCAGCCAGCATCACTCGCCTCGGGGGAGGTCAGACGGGCCATGTACATGGCGTTTGGTGGCGCCTGTTCGCCCTTCTTCGAGACCAATATCTCGGCCGGAGTGTGTCTTCGTGCCGGGGTGTACGGTATGCCACAGAACCCAGAGTCACACTGGACAGTTACGACCGTGACGCATCCCGAGGTCGCCCCCCCCAGGCAAGCGAAGAGGAATGGCGTCAATCGCATCCCCTGGAGCATTGCCTGCCTCCAGATAGTGCCTGAGTTCTCAAGATTCATGTTCGGTCAGAGGCTATTGGTAAATCAAGAGATGAGCAAGGAAGAAGGCGGAAGGCTGCTGGCCCTGCTGGCCTTGCTCCGACCACCTTCGCCCTGCCCGGGGAGGACGCGGCCGTCCGCGAGGAGCGAGATGCGCTCGAGGCTGAAGGGCGGTCGCGCGCCGTAGCGGCAGAGTCTCTCGAGGCCTTCGCGATCGCCCGCGTGGATGAGAACACCCGCGTGGATGTTGAAGGCGAGACCTCGCCTTCGGCTCGGGCCCGCCTTCGACCTTGGTTCGCCCCTGCGGGGCTCACGTCAGGTTCAAAGCCCCGGACCTCGGCGGTCCACGGGCTCTTCTTGCCGCGGGGTGGTGCGCTTCAGAACAGGCTCCTCGAGCGGGGCCTCGTCGCGCGGCTCGGCGCCGAGACCGTCGTCATGGCGAGGGACGTGCCGGTGAACGACGGCGGCCTCGCGCTCGGCCAAGCGTGGGCCGCTGTGCTCGCGCTGACCGAGCCCGCGAGCGCGGCGGTCGATCGCGCGGCGGGGCTCGCGCGCGAGGACGAACCGGCGTAAGACGAGTGCGCCATGTGCCTCGGAGTGCCAGGAAAAATCCTCACGATCGAGGGCACGAGCGCCGTGGTCGACTTCTGGGGCGTGCGCCGCAAGGTCGGCCTGGAGCTGGTCGACGAAGAGGTCGCCCCCGGCGATCACGTGCTCGTCCACGTAGGCTTCGCGATCCGACGGATCGCCCCCGAGGACCTCGCCGAGACGCTCGCCTTCTTCGAGGCCATGGCGTCCGAAGATCTCGAGGGCCTCTCGCCGGGCGACGCGCGCGCGGACGCTCCGAAGGCGCCCTCGTGAGCGCCAAGCTCGAGTTCCGCGACGTGGCGCGAGGCCGCGCCCTCCAGGCTCGCCTCGAGCGCGCGATGGCGCGGGCCACGCGCGAGGTCACGGTGATGCACGTGTGCGGGAGCCACGAGCAGGCCATCGCGCGCTACGGCCTGCGCGCGCGCTTCCCCGCGGGGCTCCGCGTGCAAATGGGGCCCGGCTGCCCCGTGTGCGTCACCGACGCCCCGGAGATCGACGCGTGCGTAGCGCTCGCAGACGCGGGCCACCACGTGCTCACGTACGGCGACATGCTGCGGGTCCCCGGCCGCGCGCGCTCGCTCGACGACGCGCGGGCCGCGGGCGCTCGCGTCGACGTGCTCTACGCGGCCACGCAGGCCGCCGAGATCGCCCGCGCGAGCGACCACCCCGTCGTGTTCTTCGCCACGGGCTTCGAGACCACGGCGGTGGCCACGGCCGCGGTGCTCCTCGCGGACCCGCCCGCGAACCTGTTCGTGCTCTCGGCGCACAAGTGGGTGCCCGCCGCGATGGAGCTCGTGGCGAGCGCCCCGGACACCCGCATCGAGGGGTACCTGGCGGCCGGGCACGCCGCCACGATCACCGGCCACGGCGTCTTCGAGCCGTTCGCCGCGCGGCACGAGCGGCCCGTGGTGGTCGCGGGCTTCGAGCCCCTCGATCTGCTCGCGGGCCTCGCGCTGCTGGTCGAGCAGGTCCTCGACGGCAAACACGAGGTGGTCAACGCGTTCCCGCGCTGCGTCTCCCGCGACGGCAACCTGCGCGCGCTGGCCGCGCTCTCCCGCGTCTTCGAGCCGTGCGACGGCGAGTGGCGAGGC is from Myxococcales bacterium and encodes:
- a CDS encoding transposase; its protein translation is MHAGVLIHAGDREGLERLCRYGARPPFSLERISLLADGRVLPGQGEGGRSKASRASSLPPSSLLIS
- a CDS encoding HypC/HybG/HupF family hydrogenase formation chaperone; translated protein: MCLGVPGKILTIEGTSAVVDFWGVRRKVGLELVDEEVAPGDHVLVHVGFAIRRIAPEDLAETLAFFEAMASEDLEGLSPGDARADAPKAPS